The following proteins come from a genomic window of Bacteroidales bacterium:
- a CDS encoding regulatory protein RecX, whose amino-acid sequence MKSKIITPLVAIEKAKKFCAYQERAHSEVRKKLYEWGMDKEHVEGIISKLITEGFINEERFATSFARGKFRIKKWGKNKIKTELKKRKITEYCINKALSEIDRKEYYKTLKEIISKKEKEIKEKNDLKRKNKLSQYAISRGFEPELVWDVINEDL is encoded by the coding sequence GTGAAATCAAAAATAATAACCCCCCTTGTTGCAATTGAAAAAGCAAAGAAGTTTTGCGCTTATCAGGAAAGAGCTCACTCTGAAGTAAGAAAAAAACTTTATGAATGGGGAATGGACAAGGAACATGTTGAAGGAATTATTTCAAAACTTATAACCGAAGGATTTATTAATGAAGAACGTTTTGCAACTTCTTTTGCAAGAGGAAAATTCAGAATTAAAAAGTGGGGAAAAAATAAAATAAAAACAGAACTTAAAAAACGAAAAATTACTGAATATTGCATAAATAAAGCTTTATCAGAAATTGACAGAAAAGAATATTACAAAACACTTAAAGAAATTATTTCAAAAAAAGAAAAAGAAATTAAAGAAAAGAATGATTTGAAAAGAAAAAACAAATTATCGCAATATGCTATTTCACGTGGGTTTGAACCGGAACTTGTGTGGGATGTGATTAATGAGGATTTGTAA
- a CDS encoding HAD-IIIC family phosphatase, with the protein MSQEISNITFNQLKKNLKKDFSGFPEIKIAILGDSSTQLLNIALKGFGYEEKLNPNIFEADFAQIENQIYDYNSELYKFKPDFILLFQSSQKLLDDFYGSHDKSKFADSVIKKEKDFWKNINSKIATAIIHCNFNEINDSVFGNYANKTEESFIYQLRKINFELMNISRNYGNVFINDVCSLYNLLGAKFCFDEKNYVTSKIVFSVDFHPYLAKNIIDIIKAVKGRINKCLILDLDNTLWGGVIGDDGMNNIQIGDFVIGNAFTDFQKWLKQLKERGIILAVCSKNYEDIAKEPFLKHPDMVLKLDDIAVFVANWENKVDNIKYIKSVLNIGFDSMVFIDDYSFERNMVRSTLPEITVPELPEDPSEYLSYLRNLNLFETATLSGEDTKRTQQYQEEAKRIELQKGFTNIDEYLESLEMKAVVKPFEDFYVPRIAQLTQRSNQYNLRTIRYSEEDIFKIMKSAQYLTLFVTLEDKFGDYGLISLIILEKKQDIFFIDTWLMSCRVLKRGVENLLLNKIVDLAKENNIKKIIGEYITTQKNELVKEHYKNLEFIQKNNLWELLVTDYKKHKYFISEK; encoded by the coding sequence ATGAGTCAAGAAATTTCAAATATAACTTTCAATCAACTTAAAAAAAATCTAAAAAAAGATTTTTCCGGTTTTCCTGAAATTAAAATTGCTATACTTGGCGATTCTTCTACACAACTTCTCAATATTGCCTTAAAAGGTTTTGGTTATGAAGAAAAATTAAATCCGAATATTTTTGAAGCTGACTTTGCTCAGATCGAAAATCAGATTTATGATTATAATTCCGAACTTTATAAATTCAAGCCTGACTTCATTTTACTCTTTCAATCATCACAAAAACTTCTTGATGATTTTTATGGCTCGCACGATAAATCAAAATTTGCTGATTCTGTTATAAAAAAAGAAAAAGATTTCTGGAAAAATATAAATTCAAAAATCGCAACAGCAATAATTCATTGTAATTTCAATGAAATCAATGATTCTGTTTTTGGAAATTATGCAAATAAAACTGAAGAATCTTTTATTTACCAATTGAGAAAAATTAATTTTGAATTAATGAACATTTCCCGCAATTATGGAAATGTTTTTATTAACGATGTTTGCAGCTTGTACAATTTGCTTGGAGCAAAATTCTGTTTTGATGAGAAAAATTATGTTACTTCAAAAATAGTTTTCAGCGTTGATTTTCACCCTTATCTTGCAAAAAATATTATCGACATAATTAAAGCTGTAAAAGGAAGAATAAATAAATGTTTGATTCTTGATTTGGATAATACTTTGTGGGGAGGAGTTATCGGCGATGACGGAATGAATAATATTCAAATAGGTGATTTCGTAATAGGCAATGCATTTACCGATTTTCAGAAGTGGCTCAAGCAATTAAAAGAACGCGGGATAATTCTTGCAGTTTGCAGTAAAAATTATGAGGATATTGCAAAAGAACCATTTCTGAAACACCCGGATATGGTTCTGAAACTTGATGATATCGCAGTATTCGTTGCTAACTGGGAAAATAAAGTTGACAATATAAAATACATTAAATCAGTTTTGAATATTGGTTTTGATTCAATGGTTTTTATTGATGACTATTCTTTTGAAAGAAATATGGTTAGGAGTACACTTCCTGAAATTACTGTGCCCGAATTACCCGAAGACCCTTCAGAATATTTATCATATCTGAGAAATTTAAATTTATTTGAAACAGCAACACTTTCAGGAGAAGATACTAAAAGAACCCAACAATATCAGGAAGAAGCAAAAAGAATCGAATTGCAAAAAGGTTTTACAAATATTGATGAGTATCTTGAAAGTTTGGAAATGAAAGCAGTTGTGAAACCATTTGAGGATTTTTATGTTCCCCGAATAGCACAGCTTACCCAACGTTCAAATCAGTATAACCTGAGAACAATAAGGTATTCCGAAGAAGATATTTTTAAAATAATGAAGTCGGCTCAATACCTGACTTTGTTTGTTACTCTTGAAGATAAATTCGGTGATTATGGATTAATTAGTTTAATAATTTTAGAAAAAAAACAAGACATTTTCTTTATTGATACATGGCTTATGAGTTGCAGGGTTTTGAAACGCGGTGTTGAAAATTTGCTTTTAAACAAAATTGTTGATTTGGCAAAAGAAAACAATATAAAAAAAATTATAGGCGAATATATTACTACCCAAAAGAATGAGCTTGTGAAAGAACATTATAAAAATCTTGAGTTTATTCAAAAAAATAATTTGTGGGAACTTTTAGTAACCGATTATAAAAAACATAAATACTTTATTTCTGAAAAATAA
- a CDS encoding type I restriction enzyme HsdR N-terminal domain-containing protein, whose translation MQKLNLPEYEFIYKTTGSETFIFDILRKKYILLTPEEWVRQNFVQYLIHDKKFPKSLIAIEKSVKYNKLIKRFDLLVYDKSGKPFVIIECKAPTVEISQNTFDQIARYNMTLKVKYLIVTNGMQHYCCVMDYEKNDYFFLKEIPEYSNL comes from the coding sequence ATGCAAAAATTAAATCTTCCCGAATACGAATTTATTTATAAAACTACTGGTTCAGAAACATTTATTTTTGATATTCTGCGAAAGAAATATATTTTGCTAACCCCTGAAGAATGGGTGAGACAGAACTTCGTTCAATATTTGATTCACGATAAAAAATTTCCTAAATCTCTTATAGCAATTGAAAAATCAGTAAAATATAACAAGTTGATAAAAAGATTTGATTTACTTGTTTACGATAAATCGGGCAAACCTTTTGTAATTATTGAATGTAAAGCTCCAACCGTCGAAATTTCTCAAAACACTTTCGATCAGATTGCAAGATATAACATGACATTAAAAGTAAAATATCTGATTGTTACAAACGGAATGCAGCATTATTGCTGTGTTATGGATTACGAAAAAAACGATTATTTTTTTCTAAAAGAAATTCCCGAATATTCCAACCTGTAA
- a CDS encoding amino acid permease: MLSKGLLARIGIVTSTSFVVANMIGGGVFGSLGYQLAGIHDMFSIMLLWIIGGLMALCGALCYGELGAAMPRSGGEYHYLSKIYHPAVGFLSGWVSVTVGFAAPVAATCILFGGYAKSIFPVLSPVLLAISVLILITTVHSIGIYLGSRFQNIFTILEILLILVFIFSGFFLTPESQKFSVMPTSSSLTSIFSSSFAVSLVFISYAYSGWNASAYIAGEINEPQKKLPRSLLTGTLLVTVLYVFLNYIFLYSSPVSELVNQKEIGFISANNIFGAFGGRIMGAMISILLISSISSMIFVGPRVTQVMGEDIPSIKFLSIKNLKGIPVYAIALQFIISLFFILTSTFSTVITYIGFTLNLFTFLTVLGLFVHRYKFKNTDRPYKTLGYPVTPIIFLIILLWILVRILLMAPLNSFIDFIKNPAIAGFGTVLSGLIFYYLSKIKLKKEN, from the coding sequence ATGTTATCAAAGGGATTATTAGCAAGAATTGGAATTGTAACATCAACATCTTTTGTAGTTGCAAACATGATTGGTGGAGGAGTTTTTGGCTCGCTTGGTTATCAACTTGCCGGCATACATGATATGTTTTCAATCATGCTGTTGTGGATAATAGGTGGATTAATGGCACTTTGCGGAGCATTATGTTATGGTGAATTAGGTGCTGCAATGCCACGTTCGGGAGGCGAATATCATTATTTATCAAAAATATATCATCCGGCAGTTGGATTTCTTTCCGGTTGGGTATCAGTTACAGTAGGTTTTGCCGCTCCAGTTGCTGCTACATGCATACTTTTTGGCGGATATGCAAAAAGTATATTTCCGGTATTATCACCTGTTTTGCTGGCAATTTCAGTACTTATCTTAATAACAACTGTTCATAGTATCGGAATTTATCTTGGAAGCAGGTTTCAGAATATTTTTACAATACTTGAAATTTTATTAATTCTTGTTTTTATCTTTTCCGGCTTTTTTTTAACACCTGAGTCGCAAAAATTTTCAGTAATGCCAACTTCTTCATCATTAACCAGCATATTCAGTTCTTCATTTGCAGTATCTCTTGTTTTTATTTCTTACGCTTATTCCGGATGGAATGCTTCTGCTTATATTGCAGGTGAAATTAACGAGCCGCAGAAAAAATTACCACGTTCTTTGCTCACAGGAACTTTGCTCGTTACTGTTTTATATGTTTTTCTGAATTATATTTTTTTATATTCATCACCTGTAAGTGAATTAGTAAATCAAAAAGAAATCGGATTTATATCTGCAAATAATATCTTTGGTGCTTTTGGAGGAAGAATTATGGGAGCAATGATTTCCATTTTACTTATTTCTTCAATTAGTTCGATGATATTTGTGGGACCGCGCGTTACGCAAGTTATGGGTGAAGATATCCCTTCAATAAAATTTCTTTCAATAAAAAATCTGAAAGGAATTCCGGTTTATGCAATTGCATTGCAGTTTATCATAAGTTTGTTTTTTATTCTTACATCCACTTTTTCAACTGTCATCACTTATATAGGTTTTACTTTAAATCTTTTTACATTTCTCACAGTACTCGGATTGTTCGTTCACAGATATAAATTCAAGAATACCGACAGACCTTATAAAACTTTAGGATATCCAGTTACTCCGATTATTTTTTTAATAATTTTATTATGGATACTTGTAAGAATATTATTGATGGCACCTTTAAATTCGTTTATTGATTTTATTAAAAATCCGGCAATAGCTGGCTTTGGTACAGTTTTAAGCGGATTGATTTTTTATTATTTAAGTAAAATAAAACTAAAAAAAGAGAACTGA